Proteins encoded in a region of the Diospyros lotus cultivar Yz01 chromosome 9, ASM1463336v1, whole genome shotgun sequence genome:
- the LOC127810091 gene encoding heavy metal-associated isoprenylated plant protein 43-like has product MKVTELKVCISCEKCKTQILKAVTKLEGIVEISVDEQKGILKVVGDVDPIQVAKQVRKTGKTAVFGSVSEPKPKPEPKPSKPTEPKPPPATLPPCCSACCRLVEVRYEPYGGPNCSIM; this is encoded by the exons ATGAAG GTAACAGAGTTGAAGGTCTGCATCTCCTGCGAGAAATGCAAGACTCAGATACTGAAAGCAGTCACAAAACTTGAAG GTATTGTAGAAATATCTGTGGATGAACAGAAGGGGATACTGAAGGTGGTTGGGGACGTTGATCCAATTCAAGTAGCAAAGCAAGTGAGGAAGACTGGGAAGACCGCAGTTTTCGGCAGTGTTAGCGAACCAAAGCCAAAGCCGGAGCCTAAGCCTTCAAAGCCTACGGAGCCTAAGCCTCCTCCAGCAACTCTGCCTCCTTGTTGCAGTGCCTGCTGCCGCCTTGTCGAGGTGCGCTATGAGCCTTATGGTGGCCCCAACTGCTCCATTATGTGA